In one Juglans regia cultivar Chandler chromosome 11, Walnut 2.0, whole genome shotgun sequence genomic region, the following are encoded:
- the LOC109013219 gene encoding transcription factor bHLH93-like, whose amino-acid sequence MELTQHGFLEELLATRRDTSWNAYPNGVNEFFPSGWNFDPLEENPVLATLNPPFLGFSAPTGPSFDCPFSDQAYPFLDGFTEIETSYPKNEKPPFPSHEADYPSMVEDEELGFLGNENHSMEEHNNGCKVEMEQAADIQAFNMGLFGERKGKAKRLEGQPSKNLMAERRRRKRLNDRLSMLRSIVPKISKMDRTSILGDTIDYMKELLERINKLKEENVEEDENQVSLMGSNSMELKTNEVVVRNSPKFNVERRDIDTQIDILCAAKPGLLLSTVNTLEALGLEIQQCVISCFNDFSMHASCSEETQQGELISSEEIKQALFRNAGYGGRCL is encoded by the exons atggAGCTTACTCAACATGGTTTCTTGGAGGAGTTGCTGGCAACAAGAAGAGATACTTCTTGGAACGCTTATCCTAATGGAGTGAACGAGTTCTTCCCTAGTGGGTGGAATTTTGATCCTTTGGAAGAGAACCCTGTCTTGGCTACTCTAAATCCTCCTTTTTTAGGATTCTCCGCACCAACAGGACCCAGCTTTGATTGCCCTTTCAGTGACCAAGCCTACCCTTTTCTTGATGGATTTACTGAGATTGAAACATCATACCCCAAGAATGAGAAACCACCATTTCCATCCCACGAAGCTGATTACCCATCGATGGTTGAAGATGAGGAACTTGGTTTTCTGGGCAATGAAAATCACAGTATGGAGGAGCACAATAATGGCTGCAAAGTTGAGATGGAACAGGCTGCTGATATTCAAGCTTTCAACATGGGTTTATTTGGAGAGAGAAAGGGTAAGGCCAAGAGATTGGAAGGGCAGCCCTCGAAGAATCTAATGGCAGAAAGAAGACGAAGGAAGCGCTTAAATGACCGCCTATCCATGCTCAGATCAATCGTCCCTAAGATAAGCAAG ATGGATAGAACATCTATACTTGGAGACACcatagattatatgaaagagcTTCTGGAAAGAATCAATAAGTTGAAAGAAGAAAACgtggaagaagatgaaaatcaGGTTAGCTTAATGGGCTCCAACTCCATGGAGCTAAAGACGAACGAAGTAGTGGTGAGAAATTCCCCAAAG TTTAATGTGGAGAGGAGGGACATAGATACTCAGATCGATATTTTGTGCGCAGCTAAGCCAGGATTGTTGCTATCAACAGTGAATACGCTAGAAGCACTGGGCCTTGAGATTCAACAGTGTGTTATAAGCTGCTTCAATGATTTTTCAATGCATGCTTCTTGTTCAGAG GAAACTCAGCAGGGAGAATTAATAAGTTCAGAAGAAATAAAGCAAGCATTATTTAGAAATGCGGGTTATGGAGGAAGATGTTTGTAG
- the LOC109013288 gene encoding uncharacterized protein At5g65660-like has product MDSQDLSSPPHMDASRPSLGFPLGTALLLIIIFSLSGIFSCCYHWDRFRSLHHSFSQDDPDHDTDIEASPSKSKPICTNLKQNQSQSLPVLMPGDRIPKFIALPCPCEPPRPEKVVVKVQKPLKPPPRLPVPLY; this is encoded by the exons ATGGACAGCCAGGATCTTTCTTCGCCACCCCACATGGACGCATCTCGTCCATCCCTTGGTTTCCCTCTCGGTACTGCCctcctcctcatcatcatcttcagcTTGAGTGGAATCTTCTCCTGCTGCTATCACTGGGACAGGTTCAGATCTCTGCACCACTCTTTCTCCCAGGACGACCCAGATCACGATACAGATATCGAAGCTTCACCCTCCAAATCTAAACCCATATGCACG aatcTAAAGCAAAATCAAAGCCAAAGCTTGCCTGTGTTGATGCCTGGGGATCGGATTCCAAAGTTCATAGCATTGCCATGCCCATGTGAACCTCCACGTCCAGAAAAAGTTGTGGTAAAAGTGCAGAAGCCACTGAAGCCACCACCTCGCCTGCCAGTGCCTTTGTATTag
- the LOC118349868 gene encoding uncharacterized protein LOC118349868, whose translation MEVYQDIHQHSMSNVDCIPRQVFDMRWRPPANPLCKLNFDAGLEETYGLGIVVRNSRREVEIVVAASRMQGSAFSCYALLRGILCQEMNLNNELFEGDAKHVVDGVNGNTDDLSSEGQLIKDI comes from the coding sequence ATGGAGGTTTATCAAGACATCCATCAGCACTCAATGTCTAATGTTGACTGTATCCCTCGACAGGTATTTGATATGAGGTGGAGACCACCAGCTAATCCCTTGTGCAAACTAAATTTTGATGCTGGATTAGAAGAGACTTATGGGCTTGGTATTGTGGTGAGAAACAGCAGGCGGGAGGTTGAGATCGTGGTGGCTGCTTCGAGGATGCAGGGTTCTGCCTTCTCATGTTATGCTCTTCTAAGAGGTATTCTCTGTCAAGAGATGAATCTTAACAATGAGCTATTTGAGGGCGATGCTAAACATGTGGTTGATGGGGTTAATGGGAACACTGATGATTTATCTTCGGAGGGCCAACTGATTAAGGATATATAG
- the LOC109013220 gene encoding 40S ribosomal protein S17-4-like: MTLDFHTNKKILEEVAIIPSKRFRNKIDGFSTHLMKWFHKGPVRGISLKLQEEERERRMDFVPDDSAIKTDEIKVDKETLDMLAALDMSEIHRLVEVELQPVVPAQVFSRGAGGAPRRY, encoded by the coding sequence ATGACATTGGACTTCCACACCAACAAGAAGATCTTAGAGGAGGTTGCCATCATCCCCTCAAAGAGGTTCCGCAATAAGATTGATGGCTTCTCTACCCACCTGATGAAGTGGTTTCATAAGGGTCCAGTGCGTGGCATCTCACTGAAGCTGCAAGAAGAAGAGCGAGAGCGTCGTATGGACTTTGTTCCAGATGATTCTGCTATTAAGACTGATGAAATTAAGGTTGATAAGGAGACCCTTGATATGCTTGCTGCTCTTGATATGTCTGAGATCCATAGGCTTGTTGAAGTCGAGCTACAACCTGTTGTTCCTGCACAAGTGTTTAGCCGTGGTGCAGGTGGTGCTCCTAGGAGGTACTGA
- the LOC109013270 gene encoding uncharacterized protein LOC109013270, with amino-acid sequence MPCRNLIGSSSTEQRKKLRRSPRFLYQKNTPESKQPTNLRRSPRLHQKSATSELEDPKTPKSKSRNNRARPLDPSLSSAKENKDNPVKDSQRTRKSDRGARNCWNLRSGSRRSPRLNNAVEAFRGLRRSPRFSSHKNVVDERIDYVDKTFEKRRKSDIGFNSCRSSASRKSPRLDSGIDVGGLRKSQRIYNQQNVIHEHVEKSGNANYLDKEETDNGKAGKGAIPCEQVSGKRDGRTWVTRGSSIGPEVIVEGDERKADIVINRKRKSDDEYDDITEGWTKEQELALQRAYFAAKPTPHFWKKVSRLVPGKSAQECFDKVHSDNLTPLQPRPRSRTKKAQSSPLQHFSLSASRLLKPRAKRLNCNKQKTHLLSQKTVRHLLQKHYHVDQDYEADLFSVLESNMDTSNQAVQPGVILSTPKQLVEKHDLFQKFRERSSSVHKKPIPRFSSSSLKTLVSPPVLKQVKNRVLHEKYIDQLHCREAKRKAASARAEKSSVVKEDTKDIHNQNIDVVRAAKNALVYDARNVIDQYQHSQAIDMSNSDFNDGDDVDSNDDEGEDEI; translated from the exons ATGCCTTGTCGAAATCTCATCGGTAGCAGTAGCACCGAGCAACGCAAGAAACTCCGCAGATCTCCGAGATTTCTCTACCAAAAAAACACCCCAGAATCAAAGCAACCCACGAATCTTCGAAGATCCCCGAGACTCCACCAGAAGAGTGCAACTTCAGAACTCGAAGATCCGAAAACCCCCAAGTCCAAATCCAGAAACAACAGGGCACGTCCTTTGGACCCTTCTCTCAGCTCAGCGAAAGAGAACAAGGATAACCCGGTAAAGGACTCACAGAGAACAAGAAAATCTGATCGTGGGGCGAGAAATTGCTGGAATTTAAGGTCTGGGTCGAGGAGATCTCCAAGGTTGAACAATGCGGTCGAGGCGTTTCGGGGTCTCAGACGTTCTCCGAGGTTTTCTAGTCATAAAAATGTCGTTGATGAAAGGATAGATTATGTGGATAAAACTTTTGAGAAAAGGAGGAAATCTGATATTGGGTTCAATAGTTGTCGGAGTTCTGCGTCGCGCAAGTCTCCCAGATTGGATAGTGGTATTGATGTTGGAGGTCTTAGAAAATCACAGAGGATTTATAATCAGCAAAATGTTATTCATGAACATGTCGAGAAGAGTGGCAACGCGAACTACTTGGATAAAGAGGAAACAGATAATGGAAAAGCTGGAAAGGGGGCGATTCCTTGCGAACAGGTTTCAGGGAAACGTGATGGGCGGACTTGGGTGACAAGGGGGAGTTCTATTGGCCCTGAAGTTATCGTGGAAGGTGACGAGAGGAAGGCTGATATTGTGATTAACAGGAAGAGAAAGTCAGATGACGAATATGATGATATTACTGAAGGGTGGACAAAGGAGCAAGAATTAGCATTGCAGAGAGCATATTTTGCTGCCAAGCCGACCCCCCATTTCTGGAAGAAGGTTTCCAGACTG GTGCCTGGAAAGTCTGCACAGGAGTGCTTTGATAAAGTGCACTCTGACAATTTAACCCCACTCCAACCTCGTCCTCGATCAAGGACTAAGAAAGCACAATCTTCACCCCTTCAACATTTTTCGCTTTCTGCAAGTAGATTACTTAAACCAAGGGCTAAAAGGTTGAATTGCAATAAACAGAAGACTCATCTACTCTCACAAAAAACCGTAAGACACTTGTTACAAAAGCATTATCATGTGGACCAGGATTATGAAGCTGATCTATTTTCAGTGCTTGAATCCAATATGGATACATCTAATCAAGCTGTTCAGCCGGGTGTTATACTTTCCACCCCAAAACAATTAGTGGAAAAACATGATCTTTTCCAGAAGTTCCGTGAGAGATCTTCATCTGTCCATAAAAAGCCCATTCCAAGATTTAGTAGCTCATCTTTGAAGACTCTTGTCAGTCCTCCAGTACTGAAGCAAGTAAAAAACAGGGTCTTACATGAGAAGTACATTGACCAATTACATTGTAGGGAAGCCAAAAGAAAAGCAGCATCAGCACGGGCAGAAAAATCCTCTGTAGTTAAAGAGGATACAAAAGATATCCATAATCAGAATATTGATGTGGTTAGAGCTGCAAAGAATGCTTTGGTTTATGATGCTAGAAATGTTATCGATCAGTATCAACATTCCCAAGCCATTGACATGAGCAACTCAGATTTCAACGATGGTGATGATGTTGACAGCAATGATGATGAAGGTGAAGATGAAATTTAG